One genomic segment of Impatiens glandulifera chromosome 6, dImpGla2.1, whole genome shotgun sequence includes these proteins:
- the LOC124943028 gene encoding delta(12)-fatty-acid desaturase FAD2-like — protein sequence MGAGGQMSDPPSNQIKAQANGLDRAPSSKPPFTLAKIKKSIPPHCFQRSVITSFSYVVYDLLIASFIYYVATSYIHLLPGPPALSGFAWLIYAYVQGITLVGLWVIAHECGHQAFSDYKWLDDTVGFIIHSFFLVPYFTWKYSHRLHHANTNSIERDQSFVPKRKETVGYLAKYADNPIGRTIKIAILMTMGWPLHLVRNFYSWIYTKQERFLIHVSNMGVLSVVFLLYRLALARGIGWVMCVYGGPLLVANVHIVVVTWLQHSHPSLPHYESEEWDWLRGALSTVDRDFGIFNKMFHNATDAHVVHHLFPTMPHYHAVKATKAIKPMLGEYYCFDGTSFMSSIWRETKECLYVEADEDEGANKGVLWYKNKIYGQD from the coding sequence ATGGGTGCAGGTGGGCAAATGTCTGATCCTCCTTCGAACCAAATTAAAGCACAAGCGAACGGCCTCGATCGAGCCCCATCCTCGAAACCGCCATTTACGTTAGCCAAGATTAAGAAATCAATCCCCCCACACTGCTTCCAAAGATCGGTCATCACTTCATTCTCCTACGTTGTATACGATCTCCTCATAGCGTCCTTCATCTACTACGTCGCCACATCCTACATCCATCTCCTCCCGGGACCCCCTGCCCTGTCAGGATTTGCCTGGCTTATTTACGCCTACGTCCAGGGCATCACCCTGGTCGGCCTTTGGGTCATCGCTCACGAATGTGGCCATCAAGCCTTCAGCGATTACAAATGGCTCGACGATACAGTCGGCTTCATCATCCACTCGTTCTTCCTCGTCCCCTACTTCACTTGGAAATACAGCCACCGCCTGCACCATGCAAACACCAACTCTATCGAACGCGACCAGTCTTTCGTCCCCAAACGTAAGGAAACTGTGGGATACCTCGCTAAATACGCCGACAATCCAATTGGCCGGACCATAAAGATCGCCATCCTGATGACCATGGGTTGGCCTTTGCATTTAGTTCGCAACTTCTACAGCTGGATTTACACCAAGCAGGAGAGGTTTCTGATACATGTATCGAACATGGGCGTTCTTTCAGTCGTATTCCTTCTCTACCGCCTCGCCTTGGCCAGGGGAATCGGTTGGGTGATGTGTGTTTACGGAGGGCCTCTTCTCGTGGCGAATGTTCATATAGTGGTGGTAACATGGTTACAACACAGTCACCCGTCGTTGCCTCATTACGAGTCGGAGGAATGGGATTGGTTGAGAGGGGCTTTATCGACCGTGGATAGAGACTTCGGGATTTTCAACAAGATGTTCCATAATGCAACGGATGCTCACGTTGTTCACCATTTGTTCCCGACCATGCCGCATTATCATGCGGTGAAAGCGACTAAGGCGATAAAGCCTATGTTGGGAGAATACTATTGTTTTGATGGGACTTCGTTTATGAGTTCGATATGGAGAGAAACCAAGGAATGTCTTTATGTGGAGGCCGATGAAGATGAGGGCGCAAACAAAGGAGTCTTGTGGTACAAGAACAAGATTTATGGTCAGGATTGA